AAACTGGCAAAGTTGACCTGAAGCGAGAGGGGCGTCCTCTGGCAGAGGGGGGCAGACAGCCCCCCATCGACTTCCGAGACGTGGACATCGGGGAGCTGAGCAGCGACGTCATCTCCAACATCGAGACCTTTGACGTCAATGAGTTTGACCAATACTTGCCGCCCAATGGCCACCCAGGGGTGCCGGCTACACACGGTCAGGTCACCTACACCGGCAGCTACGGCATCAGCAGCACCGCTGCCTCCCCTGCCACCGCGGGCCACGTGTGGATGTCAAAGCAGCAGGCGCCACCCCCTCCGCCGCCGCAGCCCCCGCAGGCCCCGCAAGCCCCACAGGCGCCTCCGCAGCAGCAAgcgccccagcagcagcagcaggcacccCCGCAGCAGCAGGCACACACGCTCACTACACTGAGCAGCGAGCCGGGTCAGTCCCAGAGAACACACATCAAGACAGAGCAACTGAGCCCCAGCCACTACAGCGAGCAGCAGCAGCACTCCCCGCAGCAGATCGCCTACAGCCCCTTCAACCTTCCGCACTACAGCCCCTCCTACCCGCCCATCACGCGCTCGCAGTACGACTACACAGACCACCAGAACTCCGGCTCTTACTACAGCCACGCAGCGGGCCAGGGCTCGGGGCTCTACTCTACGTTCACCTACATGAACCCCGCGCAGCGCCCCATGTACACCCCCATCGCTGACACCTCCGGAGTCCCTTCTATCCCGCAGACCCACAGCCCGCAGCATTGGGAACAACCGGTCTACACACAGCTCACCAGACCCTGAGGAGCCCTTGAAGAGGGATGGCGATGGAGCTGAtcgttaaaaaaaagaaaagaaagaagaaagaaagaaaagaaagaaagaaagaaccgaAGAAATCAAGAACCAGTTGAAATTCCtttggacacttttttttttgtcgttgTCCCTATTTCTTAAAGACATGTAAGCGAAGGTCActagtgctgagattccaggagaGAAACTTTAAGACATTATCCGAGCACATGCCAACCTATGGCAAATGGCCGGGCCACTCTTGGCCAGATGGACCCACCTGGATCATCAAGGAAGGACTTGGTTCCTTCAGAGTCAGCTTGGAGGACGATTGGAGAATCTCCCTGCCTGTTTGgactctgtaattattttttagccgtaattaaagaaaaaaaaagtcctctgtGAGGAATATTctctattttaaatacttttagtaTGTACTGTGTATGATTCATTACCATTTTGAGGGGATTTATACCTATtttagataaaaaattaaatgctcTTATTTTTCCAACAGCTTAACTACTCGTAGTTCAACAGTGTCCCCTAGCCTTCCTTGCAACCAGAATATTTGTGTACAGATATGCTTTctccttaaacaaacaaaaaaaacaaaaaaagaaaaaagaaaaagaaaaaaaggcattgttataataacattaaaaataaacacagagttTTGTTACATCATCAGTTTTGGGGGTGAGCTTTGGTTAATTCTCCAGGCTCTTGG
The Microtus pennsylvanicus isolate mMicPen1 chromosome 11, mMicPen1.hap1, whole genome shotgun sequence genome window above contains:
- the Sox9 gene encoding transcription factor SOX-9, whose amino-acid sequence is MNLLDPFMKMTDEQEKGLSGAPSPTMSDDSAGSPCPSGSGSDTENTRPQENTFPKGEPDLKKESEEDKFPVCIREAVSQVLKGYDWTLVPMPVRVNGSSKNKPHVKRPMNAFMVWAQAARRKLADQYPHLHNAELSKTLGKLWRLLNESEKRPFVEEAERLRVQHKKDHPDYKYQPRRRKSVKNGQAEAEEATEQTHISPNAIFKALQADSPHSSSGMSEVHSPGEHSGQSQGPPTPPTTPKTDVQTGKVDLKREGRPLAEGGRQPPIDFRDVDIGELSSDVISNIETFDVNEFDQYLPPNGHPGVPATHGQVTYTGSYGISSTAASPATAGHVWMSKQQAPPPPPPQPPQAPQAPQAPPQQQAPQQQQQAPPQQQAHTLTTLSSEPGQSQRTHIKTEQLSPSHYSEQQQHSPQQIAYSPFNLPHYSPSYPPITRSQYDYTDHQNSGSYYSHAAGQGSGLYSTFTYMNPAQRPMYTPIADTSGVPSIPQTHSPQHWEQPVYTQLTRP